One window of Methanobacterium formicicum genomic DNA carries:
- a CDS encoding PepSY domain-containing protein translates to MDRKIIALIIVVLLVIVGVGAYFIYSNSQTPNITVNNSTNLPTTTTHTYKHNESNHPSHTNVTNNTKTNITSQQAMSIVNKLLKDDGFTDYSASTPQLMKAPNNKMVWHVPVLDPNKKYVWSVDVDAQTGEIYTLY, encoded by the coding sequence ATGGACAGAAAAATTATAGCCTTAATTATAGTTGTTCTTTTAGTCATTGTGGGAGTGGGGGCTTATTTTATTTATAGCAATTCTCAAACCCCTAATATAACCGTGAATAACTCTACTAACTTACCCACCACTACTACTCATACCTACAAACACAACGAATCCAACCATCCCAGTCACACCAATGTAACCAATAACACCAAGACCAATATCACATCCCAGCAGGCCATGAGTATTGTTAACAAACTGTTAAAAGACGATGGATTCACGGACTACTCAGCATCAACTCCTCAACTGATGAAAGCACCGAACAACAAGATGGTATGGCATGTGCCAGTGTTGGACCCCAACAAAAAGTATGTATGGTCCGTGGATGTTGATGCCCAAACCGGTGAGATATATACTCTGTATTAA
- the nikR gene encoding nickel-responsive transcriptional regulator NikR, with protein MMRISMSLPKKLLTEFDDVLKDRGYNSRSKGIRDALKDYIVRYQWMRDMEGDRVGIVAVIYDHHYTGVMEDLTNIQHQFREYINANMHIHMTENKCLEVIVVKGDAQQIRDLTEKIMRLKGVEHVKLTTTSGGEKL; from the coding sequence ATGATGAGAATAAGCATGTCATTGCCCAAAAAGCTTTTAACTGAATTCGATGATGTTCTGAAGGACAGGGGATACAATTCCCGATCAAAGGGTATCAGAGATGCCTTGAAAGACTACATAGTGCGCTACCAGTGGATGAGGGATATGGAAGGAGATCGGGTGGGAATAGTGGCTGTTATCTACGACCACCATTACACCGGTGTGATGGAAGATCTCACCAATATCCAGCACCAGTTCCGGGAATATATAAACGCCAACATGCATATCCATATGACTGAAAATAAATGCCTGGAAGTTATAGTAGTCAAGGGAGACGCCCAGCAAATCAGGGACCTAACCGAAAAGATCATGAGGCTTAAGGGCGTGGAACACGTCAAACTAACCACCACCTCTGGTGGGGAAAAATTATAA
- a CDS encoding ATP-dependent DNA ligase, which yields MEMLEPMLSKLAEEDVHLEGVWVSEPKLDGERIIALRKGDQIDLWTRRHVEVSYKFPEIISSLKKNIKGDNWILDGEITVPGGFRKLLKRNVEDRFKISLLAKKLPATLNLFDILRFQGEDLTSKALVQRKKILLKVVQEGGHIKIVPFKTVNSKKIKDHFVESIHRGYEGLILKNASSEYESGKRSSHWLKIKRSETIDVNVIGATKSTGSIAFGALILEKDGQYFGKVGTGFSDLDRKEILEFLEKNRGVTDIPLPADLDILLTTRQLPAEIKANEIVKGKPRAPVWVRFRWA from the coding sequence ATGGAAATGCTGGAGCCCATGCTCAGTAAACTGGCAGAGGAAGATGTTCACCTGGAGGGTGTCTGGGTAAGCGAGCCTAAACTGGATGGTGAGAGGATCATTGCCCTGCGCAAAGGGGACCAGATTGACCTGTGGACCCGCAGACATGTAGAAGTTTCATACAAATTCCCTGAAATCATTTCCAGCCTTAAAAAAAATATAAAAGGGGATAACTGGATTTTGGATGGGGAAATAACTGTCCCCGGGGGTTTCCGGAAACTTTTAAAACGTAATGTTGAGGATAGGTTTAAAATCTCCCTTCTGGCCAAGAAACTCCCGGCAACCCTTAACCTCTTTGATATTCTCCGGTTTCAGGGGGAGGATCTAACCTCCAAAGCACTGGTTCAGCGCAAGAAAATATTATTAAAGGTCGTTCAGGAGGGGGGCCATATTAAAATAGTCCCCTTTAAAACAGTAAACTCCAAAAAAATTAAAGACCATTTTGTTGAATCCATCCACAGGGGTTATGAAGGATTGATACTTAAAAATGCCAGTTCTGAGTACGAATCAGGGAAACGATCATCCCACTGGTTGAAGATCAAACGATCAGAGACCATAGATGTTAACGTAATAGGGGCCACCAAAAGCACGGGAAGCATAGCCTTCGGGGCGTTAATACTAGAGAAAGATGGTCAGTACTTTGGCAAGGTAGGTACCGGATTCAGTGATTTAGATAGGAAGGAGATACTGGAATTTTTAGAAAAAAATAGGGGAGTAACTGATATTCCACTTCCCGCTGATCTGGATATTCTCCTGACCACCCGACAGTTACCAGCCGAAATAAAGGCCAATGAAATTGTGAAGGGTAAACCCCGGGCCCCGGTATGGGTGCGATTTAGATGGGCTTAA
- a CDS encoding Ku protein, whose product MRSIWSGSIKFGTIFIPIRLYAASENLHIGFHLVHKTDCGRVHYKKVCEKDGKELEPHEIAKAIDIAGECIQFTDEEIKNLHPFSTRTMEILGFCEYEEVPQISLSKPYYLGTENPKKGGTAQSFHLLREVMERKEKVAVVKWVQRNNEYIGMLQSYEEGFLLKQLLYFEQVRSPQEVEIITGDVDPALLKKASLVMDNMIFDFDWTSYTETYTQQLRELIEKKAAGEELIPELKPPETRSLEKELEKMLAMMEE is encoded by the coding sequence ATGCGATCCATTTGGTCAGGCTCTATAAAATTTGGAACTATTTTTATACCCATCAGATTGTATGCTGCCAGTGAAAACCTCCATATCGGTTTTCACCTGGTCCATAAAACAGATTGTGGCCGAGTTCACTACAAAAAGGTTTGCGAAAAGGATGGTAAAGAATTAGAACCCCACGAAATCGCTAAAGCAATAGACATCGCCGGGGAATGCATCCAGTTCACCGATGAAGAGATAAAAAATCTCCATCCCTTCTCCACCAGAACCATGGAAATACTGGGATTCTGTGAATATGAAGAAGTACCCCAGATATCCCTTTCCAAACCCTACTACCTGGGAACTGAAAACCCCAAAAAGGGGGGTACTGCTCAGAGTTTCCACCTGCTCCGGGAGGTTATGGAAAGGAAGGAGAAGGTGGCAGTGGTGAAATGGGTGCAGCGCAACAACGAGTATATCGGAATGCTACAGTCTTATGAGGAGGGATTCCTCCTGAAACAGTTACTGTATTTTGAACAGGTACGATCACCCCAGGAGGTGGAAATCATTACTGGAGATGTTGACCCCGCTCTCCTTAAAAAGGCCTCTCTGGTGATGGATAACATGATCTTTGATTTTGACTGGACCAGTTACACCGAAACCTACACCCAACAGTTAAGGGAACTTATTGAGAAAAAAGCTGCTGGTGAAGAATTAATACCTGAACTCAAGCCTCCAGAAACCAGGTCACTGGAAAAAGAACTGGAAAAAATGTTGGCCATGATGGAAGAGTAG